atttgaacagagaatagtggagaattgtgaaagtgatcccaaaatgttttataaattcattaatggtaaattacagaaaaagaaacagttgataaattaaaggttggagattatatatatgaagatacaagtgtcattgttgaaaaattgaatgagaatttctgcaaagtattcacagaagaaacacaattcaatcgacggatgttacctgtgacaagatggatgcaagaaattatagtaacaaagagtgacattgcaaaagttttgagtcaattagatgttaacaaggcaatgggaccagatggtgtgtctggaagaatgttaaaagaatgtcaagagcagttgctagatccaattttagatttaacaagaacatctatcaacacgggacaggtgccagtagaatggaaaagggcaaatgtagtaccaatttacaaaagttgatgtcgcatggaaccattgaattatagacctgtttctttgaccagcattatgtgtaagatatgtgaagaagtgatcaaaagcaagtggtgtgagttcctggaaaacaaagaaatactaagtgagaaacagtttggctttagaaaagggaaatcgtgtgtatcaaatttgctgTTTCTATTCAAGAATGGTCGATATtttacaagagagggatggatgggttgattgtatatacctagacttaaaaaaagcatttgataaagtaccacataacagattgatgtggaagttaagtagtatcggaggagtaaggggaaatctgacggagtggatgaaaaattatttgacaggtagagaaatgaggatggtagtgaagggagtgaagtcagagtggaggaaggtaaccagtggagttccccaaggttcggtgcttggtcccatcatgttcctgatctatataaatgacatgccagagggagtgagaagttatatgaatatgtttgcagatgatgcaaagattatgaggagagtgaggaatatgcatgactgtaatatactgcagaaggacttggacaaaatGTATGAATAGAGCAggacgtggcaaatggaattcaataccaacaaaagctgtgtaatgagaatgggtagaagtaaatatagactatataaagactaccagctgggggggggaagactgtaattgaagtcagtgaagaaaaaaacttgggagtgactgtacagagtaatctgtctccagaaaagcacattaatagaatattttGAAAAACGTACAACATACTCCAAAAtataggatgggcatttaattacctggatgggaacatgataaagaaaatattgaccaccctgattaggccacagttggaatatgcatcaataatttggtcaccatacatgaagaaacatgtcaagaaactggaaagagtgcagaggttagcaacaagaattccactacctagatgaaggaatgatgaagaagatactatgcactttaataagaccccagttagaatatgcagcttgcgtctagtcactgcatatgaagaaaaatgtgaagaaggtggaaagggtacagaggctggcaacaaggatggtaccagtactcagggagttagactatgaggaaaggctgagggaactggggctgaccacattagaggagagatgaacaaggggagacatgataactatgtataaattggtgaacaagattgacatattggacagagtcgatgaaggtgaccacaagtaatcatctccgaggacatggaaaaaaaactaataaaagacatctgtttaaatgacgtgagaaagtacagtttcccgcattgtagtgttgataagtggaataaactgagcagtgatgtcgttgatgcagtgtgtgtcaatcagatgaaagagagatatgacaggagtggccaaggaggcaggacacagagagcttagcttgtgccctgtaatacacaaataggtaaatacaaataggtaaatacacacacacacacacacacacacacacacacacacacacacacacacacacacacacacacacacacacacacacacatatatttattAATACACTGCACCAAGTAGTTGGTTCCTGGGGATTGAGAATgaatctctctttattttcatagaAAACATACATAGATTGGTGTGCTAATGAAAATTTGTCTCATTATTACTTGGGAAATGACATGATACTTGAAAAAGATTTAACATttgatttgattattttttatttatatatcattaAAGCTTCATAAGCACATTTCTACAATTGTATATAAAGCATCTGCTTTTGCAAATAATGTATCAAATTGAACTTTCAACTGTGATGTTAAATTAATGTCCACTCTGTATATTTCTTAAGAAGTTCATGTTAGAATACAGCTCAGCTGTGTGGAATCCAGGATATGTTGGTGATGTCAAGGCACTTGAATTTGTACAATATCATTGGACCAAATGTTACAGTGGTCTCGAgaatttttcctattttgagTGATTGAGGGGTTTAAATTATTTTCTGTAAAAGGGAGGTTATTACAATGCGATTTGATAGAATTCTGGCAAATTATTCATAGTAAATCTTCTCTGATTTTCaatgatttgttttctttcctccaactCTCCACTCGAGATCTCCAGATCAAGTTATCCTATGTTCATGCTAACTTGGATACTTATTAGGAAGCATTCCTTTGCTATGGGTAATATTGGTGTCCAAAATTCCCTCCCTGAGTTTGTAATCTCACATACTAATGTCAATACAtttaaagctgttttagcaTCCCATCTTGGTGATTTATTATTTGATTACTATGACTAATACATGTTGCTACTTATGATGcagtctcctgtgtgtgtggtttttttaTCTAACTTGGGGTTACTTGGTATGTAAGAGCTGGCACATCAGCAGAGTGTGACTTTCCTGGGCTTTTATCCATATTTGAGATCTGGGAAACCCATTAGGTAAGAGCCGTAGGTAAGAACAATTCCCATTTTTTCCACTTGATATCTTTGTCCAGTCTTAACAAACATGGAGGACGATAAAAGGATGTGAATTTGATTTCTACCTTATATTTTACCCAATCTTTGACGGACAATTTGAAAACTGGGTAGATTTATTTACATAAAATTgagatatttttgttttatattgtttAGCTGAAATATTACTTTTCATTTCAGAACTTGGATGTGATTGATAATGTCACTGAGTGGTGAAGTAGTGTCTGACTGTCAGCTTGATGGGGGGTGTAGGCTGATCTTGAAATCATCGCCAATGGGCTTGAGGCTTCACTGGCTGactgatgaaggagggaagcagaAGATGCTGTATGGCACTTCATGCCTGTCCACTGTCAAGGTACTTTTATCTTAATTATGATTATCTTTATGATTATTAGTACTGTTACATTAACTGAACTCATAGAAATAaaagttacttttattttacagAATGTCAATGCATATTCATAgatttttaattattttgacattttcattGCCATTTTATATATAGTATTCTAAAATGTCCATATATCTCTCAGTAAGCCTGGGTATCTTGAAATTCAAGTTTTTAAGGGATTAGGAAGACTAAATATAGCAGCCATATGAGAATTTCAAATTACCATGAACAGTTTTTGATAACCACACAGAAATAAATTTCAAAATTAAAGCTAACTGTAACAGTAAAATCTgtgctttttccttcttcttgacCCGAGTCAAAATCACACATGAAGAAAGGTGACTTTCCTCAATAGCAGGCATGTGTAAACTAACaggacagcttcagaaactattgCACCTCATCCTTTGCATACTTGTAGAAAGTTAGCTTCCGCTGTAACATACCATGAGAGTGACTGAAGGCTGTAAAGCTATAATAAAGCTATTACATGAATGTGACACATCAACGATAGAACATTACTGATGCTTGTCTTACACTTTTGAAAGAAGGTTGAAAGGAGTATGGAGCATTGGTACATGCTAAGTATAGAAAAGTCTTAGTACATATCTATGGCCTCTATTTattaacagtgagagagagagagagagagagagagagagagagagagagagagagagagagagagagagagagcagttatagtatagaagaaaagaaaaagacctaAATTGTGGACTTTTTAATAAAGTAACCAATATAATTTACTATAAGGTAGAATAATGGATATAtgatacttattattattatatgtattctTCTTAACTTGTAAAGTATTGTGGTGATAAATTTTCACAAGAGCAATACTGCCTGCACTGTAAAGCCTTAAAAATTTTTTATGTTGTATATCTAGATAAAGAAAGTAGTTCATCaattttcatttgtgttttatAGGTATTCCTTTCCTGCAGTGTGATCAGGTTTCCTTGTATTACATCACTTCTTTGTTGCAGTGTGGTGGATGTCTTTACCCTGTGTTCCTAGACACTGCAATAGAAAAGGCATTGTTTAAAAATTCAGTACCCTTCACAAAATCCAGTGGATCCAGAAATACTCCATCAGCTGCTCTAGttgtgtgtggccttggaacaGTCATGGCTGCTCACTGCAAGTTGCCTGGTCAGTGTGTTGCAGTTTGCCACATGGTTCAATCCATTTTATGGACTGGAATTTTGGAAGGTAATTCCATAATGCTGCTCTTAAAAAGAAACCTGTACTTATTATTACTCATTGATTCCTTGTGTGAATGcatttttgctttcttgtttGTTAATCAAACAACTGTCTTATTCTTGTTCATGATAATTGTTAATTTTACTCACATTTTTACAGTTGACAACAAATCAGTTATAGTTGTGGTCAGTAAAGGGACTACAATCAGTTTTGGAAGAAGTGGATACCAAGAAGGGTTTCATGGAAAAGAGTCTCAGTATGCTGGATTATTGTGGAACACCAAATCCCTGCCAACAGTCCCACTAACATGCTGTGGTCACCAAAACATGTTGCTGATCTCTGATGGATCTATGTGTTggttatctcatgtttcctgtTCAGAAAAGGGTAAAATTGTTTTGAGAAGCAGCAAGATGTGTATTCGTGGGATCATTAGAATTTCATgtgaagaaaacattaaaatgtACTCATGTGATGGTAGGCAATATATTTGTACTTGGGACATCCTTAGTGGAAAGAATGGTGCAGAAGGCTGGAAACAATCTGTAAAAGATAATGACACAGAACTTCCTCACACAGTTAATGATATAATGAAAGCAATTGGAAAATGCTCACAGATTGTAAATGTGGAAGGAAAGGCTATCCAGACACTCTTGCTGTACATTAAACAGCTTAGTTTAGCACAAAGGCTGCTAGCAGATCAGAAATATGTATTTTTACCTTCTGTTAGAGTGGAAAAAGGTTTGGAAAACAAAGACTATTTTGCCAAGCTACAACTTAGAAAAGCTGAAGCTGATATTGATTTAAGGGGAAGATGGTGGGCACTATGTTTGGTCATCAATGTAAGTAATGGTAAGTCAGTGTCAAGCATCAAACTTACAGATGAACAGCTGAGATCAAATGTTTATAATACAATGCTGACCTTACCTCCTTTTGATTTCTCCAGTGCTTCAGGACACATAGAGATACTGGCCTACCTTGTGCTGGAAGGCTTCACATCATCTTGGGCTATGTGTAAAGTTCTAGCATGTAAAGTTCAGGTTGATGTTTTGAACTTTGTAGAACCAGAATGCAATCTAAGTACAAGCTCCTCAAGACTTGATGTTGGGACTGCAGCAGGCAGTAATGCAAGTGTAACTTCAGCTCTGAGGTCAGGTCTCAGAAGGTATCCATACCCTTTCTGTGAGATCTCTGTATCATTTATGTATAGTAGTAAGATTATGGAATTAGTGTGTAAATTGCTCAATCTCGCTGTCGTTAAAGATCctaaagcaaagaaaagtatGCAAACAATTCTTTGGTATAAAG
The window above is part of the Portunus trituberculatus isolate SZX2019 chromosome 38, ASM1759143v1, whole genome shotgun sequence genome. Proteins encoded here:
- the LOC123515050 gene encoding uncharacterized protein LOC123515050, with amino-acid sequence MSLSGEVVSDCQLDGGCRLILKSSPMGLRLHWLTDEGGKQKMLYGTSCLSTVKCGGCLYPVFLDTAIEKALFKNSVPFTKSSGSRNTPSAALVVCGLGTVMAAHCKLPGQCVAVCHMVQSILWTGILEVDNKSVIVVVSKGTTISFGRSGYQEGFHGKESQYAGLLWNTKSLPTVPLTCCGHQNMLLISDGSMCWLSHVSCSEKGKIVLRSSKMCIRGIIRISCEENIKMYSCDGRQYICTWDILSGKNGAEGWKQSVKDNDTELPHTVNDIMKAIGKCSQIVNVEGKAIQTLLLYIKQLSLAQRLLADQKYVFLPSVRVEKGLENKDYFAKLQLRKAEADIDLRGRWWALCLVINVSNGKSVSSIKLTDEQLRSNVYNTMLTLPPFDFSSASGHIEILAYLVLEGFTSSWAMCKVLACKVQVDVLNFVEPECNLSTSSSRLDVGTAAGSNASVTSALRSGLRRYPYPFCEISVSFMYSSKIMELVCKLLNLAVVKDPKAKKSMQTILWYKDNKIDVEYMVENQKVLIKLKGSNPYIVVSSKAALEKIVRELKQSVPVVTLPPSVMREACFTYRLLNFEENHANTVTTITHLYHAITKLSSLIPLR